The Aureitalea marina genome includes a window with the following:
- the udk gene encoding uridine kinase → MLVIGVAGGTGSGKTTVVQQIVNDLPAEEVGVISQDSYYKDLSQMSYDDRCQINFDHPDSIDFQMLIQHIKSLKGGKSIQQPVYSFAVHNRLEESTTIEPRKVLIVEGILILSQPELRKLLDLKLYVYAESDERLIRRLKRDIVERGRDLEEVIDRYQNTLRPMHNEFIEPSKEFADVIIPTHRRNRVAVELIRDIIDQRIAQDQ, encoded by the coding sequence ATGCTTGTAATTGGTGTTGCCGGAGGTACCGGAAGCGGGAAAACCACTGTGGTCCAACAGATCGTAAACGATCTACCCGCAGAAGAAGTCGGCGTGATCTCCCAAGACTCCTACTATAAGGATCTCAGCCAGATGAGCTACGATGACAGATGCCAGATCAATTTTGATCATCCGGACTCTATCGACTTCCAAATGCTGATCCAGCATATTAAAAGCCTTAAAGGAGGTAAGTCCATTCAACAACCGGTATACTCTTTTGCAGTTCACAATCGTTTGGAAGAGAGTACAACTATCGAACCACGAAAGGTTTTGATCGTGGAGGGAATCCTCATCCTGTCCCAACCTGAGCTAAGGAAATTGCTGGATCTGAAACTCTATGTATATGCCGAAAGTGATGAACGACTTATCAGGAGATTAAAACGTGATATAGTAGAGCGAGGAAGAGATCTGGAGGAAGTCATCGATAGGTACCAAAATACCTTGAGGCCCATGCATAATGAGTTCATTGAACCGTCCAAGGAGTTTGCCGATGTGATTATCCCGACACACAGAAGAAACCGAGTAGCTGTCGAACTGATCCGCGATATCATCGACCAAAGAATAGCCCAGGATCAATGA
- a CDS encoding c-type cytochrome: MKMTFSLLISLLLIGCGNTENKTEDQPIKIQQGGQQTSLEDSMARGVVLYEDFCIQCHMPNGQGVTGTFPPLAGSNWLTEKRTASIHSVKFGQQGKIEVNGVTYNGIMTRMGLSDDEVADVLNYVMNSWGNTQSEMVTPQEVAQVEK, encoded by the coding sequence ATGAAAATGACCTTTAGTTTACTCATATCCCTGCTGCTGATCGGTTGCGGAAATACAGAAAATAAAACAGAAGATCAACCCATTAAGATCCAGCAAGGCGGACAGCAAACTTCTCTGGAAGACAGTATGGCAAGGGGAGTTGTATTGTATGAGGATTTCTGCATTCAATGCCATATGCCAAATGGACAAGGGGTAACCGGGACCTTCCCCCCTCTTGCGGGCTCCAATTGGCTAACCGAAAAAAGGACGGCAAGTATTCACTCGGTGAAGTTTGGACAGCAGGGCAAGATCGAGGTCAACGGGGTCACTTACAATGGCATCATGACGCGCATGGGCCTGAGCGATGACGAAGTAGCCGATGTGTTGAACTACGTAATGAACAGCTGGGGAAACACTCAATCGGAAATGGTCACTCCTCAAGAAGTGGCCCAGGTAGAGAAATAG
- a CDS encoding methylmalonyl-CoA mutase subunit beta: MSKALFDSFQPVSSAGWKQKIQADLKGADYNNTLIWESPEGIDVKPFYHRDENDKPWDGIPGQPEQWKIVQSYFIDQEEVVNHLVKDSLKRGADAIWLKAENSFDWSKLHHEIDPNGHTLYLQLDFADADFVQQLNVESKRVKTNSHLLLDPLGHLISNGNWYKGQQEDVALLEQIGKGDWLSNLTVDSRVYAEGGAHAVQQLAYAIAHLVEYLQQLEYSANLKPLFIVGLGSNYFFEIAKIRAMRWLYATVAKEFGLSQECHILAQPARRNKTLYDYNVNMLRTTTECMSAILGGADAICNSPYDSIYHKSNEFGERIARNQLLIMKAESYLDQVSNAADGAYYIERLTQQLAQSALEIFKEIEQSGGLLKQLKDGTIQRKIRESAKGEQTLFDEGDKTLIGTNKYPNPQDKMKDELQLYPFLKRDLRKTAIEPVPAKRLAEKLEKERLKNEEDA; this comes from the coding sequence ATGAGTAAAGCTCTTTTTGACTCCTTTCAACCAGTCAGTTCTGCTGGTTGGAAACAGAAGATCCAAGCCGATCTAAAAGGCGCCGATTACAATAATACCCTGATCTGGGAAAGCCCGGAAGGTATAGACGTAAAGCCTTTTTATCACCGGGACGAAAATGATAAACCCTGGGACGGTATCCCGGGCCAACCGGAACAATGGAAGATTGTCCAGTCCTATTTCATAGACCAGGAAGAGGTAGTGAACCACCTTGTGAAAGACAGCCTGAAACGAGGAGCAGACGCCATATGGTTGAAAGCCGAAAATTCATTTGATTGGTCCAAGCTACATCATGAAATTGATCCAAATGGTCATACACTTTACCTCCAACTCGATTTTGCGGACGCAGATTTTGTTCAACAACTAAACGTTGAATCGAAAAGAGTCAAGACAAATTCCCATTTGTTGCTCGACCCATTGGGCCATCTAATATCCAATGGGAACTGGTATAAAGGTCAGCAGGAAGATGTGGCCTTGCTGGAACAAATCGGAAAAGGCGATTGGCTCAGCAATCTGACGGTAGATAGTCGTGTCTATGCTGAAGGCGGAGCCCATGCAGTACAGCAGTTGGCCTATGCTATTGCACATTTGGTTGAATACCTGCAGCAGCTGGAGTATAGTGCTAATTTGAAACCACTTTTTATTGTTGGGTTAGGTTCAAATTACTTCTTCGAGATTGCCAAGATCAGGGCTATGAGATGGCTCTATGCGACTGTGGCCAAGGAGTTTGGCCTTTCCCAGGAATGTCATATCCTGGCCCAACCCGCAAGACGCAACAAGACCCTATACGATTACAATGTCAATATGCTGCGCACCACCACCGAGTGCATGAGTGCCATTTTGGGAGGAGCGGATGCCATCTGTAATTCCCCCTACGACTCTATTTACCACAAAAGCAACGAATTTGGTGAGCGCATTGCCCGCAACCAGCTTTTGATCATGAAGGCCGAGAGTTACCTGGATCAGGTATCCAATGCTGCCGATGGTGCGTATTATATCGAACGCCTCACCCAGCAGCTGGCCCAATCGGCATTGGAAATTTTCAAAGAGATCGAGCAAAGCGGAGGACTACTCAAGCAGCTCAAAGATGGTACCATCCAACGAAAGATCAGAGAATCGGCAAAGGGGGAACAGACTCTTTTTGATGAAGGAGACAAGACCTTGATCGGGACCAATAAATATCCTAATCCACAGGATAAGATGAAAGATGAACTCCAACTCTATCCCTTTCTAAAAAGAGATCTAAGAAAAACAGCTATCGAACCGGTCCCTGCCAAAAGACTGGCCGAAAAATTAGAAAAAGAACGCCTCAAAAATGAAGAAGATGCTTAA
- a CDS encoding FtsB family cell division protein → MKKLKEIGKNKWVKYLGNTYVIILILFIVWMLFFDTNSYLIHSELNDDIKALEENAEFYQQEIDKDTEFIEKMEDSNEIERYAREKYYLKRENEDIFIIEDADSLKTDTENE, encoded by the coding sequence ATGAAAAAACTAAAGGAGATAGGTAAAAATAAGTGGGTAAAATACCTGGGAAACACCTATGTGATTATTCTCATTCTTTTTATCGTTTGGATGTTGTTCTTTGACACCAATTCCTACTTGATCCACAGCGAGCTGAATGACGATATCAAGGCCCTGGAGGAAAATGCGGAATTCTATCAGCAAGAGATAGACAAAGACACGGAATTCATTGAAAAAATGGAGGACAGCAACGAGATCGAGCGCTATGCTCGGGAAAAGTATTACCTGAAACGCGAGAACGAGGATATTTTTATCATCGAAGACGCCGACAGTTTGAAAACCGATACCGAAAATGAGTAA